A stretch of Clostridium formicaceticum DNA encodes these proteins:
- a CDS encoding fibronectin type III domain-containing protein: MRSVIGYCTQNSPIPTGVFDEITENGSYRLLLRATGGANYTQTAQFNVVGVPVQTNILFPRNNYIGDTLEIEVEAFGGDGISYVNFYNSQLGTKVAYPPSSKLSVPYRVTFDTSSLSYGIHEFLIRAYDINGNRSELKTFTAIKHNFNLNFYATGTNTAYGYWTGTPNTTSYQIELTPTTGGTPLTYSTVNTSITTLGLSAGTTYRARVRAFTTGGYTGWSSIVEFTTNYITPTVPTGLTFNLTGQTTATASWNSVLGASIYRVQFISPYDVKNYTTSSTSYNFSNLELGEYHYVRVSAENANGDFSGWTDWVDVLTVPPTLTGLRLTNIDANSISIAWDESKSTVWYDIYVNNVLNGSVQGLLNYTVNLLQPNTSYTIRVIPRNDSGSGGYQQIVVTTTTGRPQNWTWFNIEMMYFTNGYPTTNILHTRWNELVDRINQFALYRTNMGYPTTQLSDSNKMTINDKKVYAYKFRNIANKLHEMSNAVSDEVRNVQFNDKVLGWYFMHLAQAFPYIP, encoded by the coding sequence ATGCGATCCGTTATCGGTTATTGCACGCAAAATTCACCGATCCCAACAGGTGTATTCGATGAAATAACTGAGAATGGATCATATAGATTGTTGTTAAGAGCTACGGGTGGAGCAAATTATACTCAAACTGCTCAATTTAATGTAGTGGGTGTCCCTGTTCAAACAAACATCTTATTTCCAAGGAATAATTATATAGGGGATACTTTAGAAATAGAAGTAGAAGCTTTTGGAGGGGACGGTATTAGTTATGTGAATTTCTATAATTCCCAACTAGGTACTAAAGTAGCATATCCTCCATCTAGTAAGTTATCAGTGCCTTATCGTGTTACTTTTGACACATCTTCATTGTCTTATGGAATACATGAATTCCTAATAAGAGCTTACGATATTAACGGAAACCGTTCTGAATTAAAAACATTTACTGCTATAAAGCATAATTTCAATCTTAATTTTTATGCTACAGGTACAAATACCGCCTATGGGTATTGGACAGGTACTCCAAACACTACTTCTTATCAAATAGAACTTACACCAACGACAGGAGGAACACCACTAACTTATAGTACTGTCAATACTTCTATTACTACGTTAGGATTATCCGCAGGAACAACCTATAGAGCAAGAGTTCGTGCTTTTACCACTGGTGGATATACAGGATGGTCAAGCATAGTTGAATTTACAACAAACTACATTACACCTACAGTTCCAACAGGTTTAACCTTTAACCTTACAGGACAAACAACTGCCACAGCGAGTTGGAATAGTGTCCTAGGAGCTTCTATTTATAGAGTGCAGTTTATCAGTCCATACGATGTTAAGAATTATACAACTTCTTCTACTTCGTATAATTTTAGCAACTTAGAACTAGGAGAGTATCATTACGTCAGAGTGAGTGCAGAAAACGCCAATGGTGATTTTTCTGGATGGACTGATTGGGTAGACGTTTTAACAGTACCACCAACTTTAACAGGTTTGCGGCTAACGAATATTGATGCAAATAGTATCTCTATAGCATGGGATGAGTCTAAAAGTACAGTGTGGTATGATATTTATGTCAACAATGTTCTCAATGGAAGTGTTCAAGGACTTCTTAATTACACTGTGAATTTGTTGCAACCAAATACATCTTACACTATAAGGGTTATACCCAGAAACGACAGTGGCAGTGGAGGATATCAGCAGATAGTAGTCACAACAACAACAGGTAGACCACAAAATTGGACTTGGTTCAATATAGAGATGATGTATTTTACTAATGGTTATCCTACAACAAATATTTTGCACACCAGATGGAATGAACTTGTTGATAGAATTAATCAATTTGCCCTCTATAGAACCAACATGGGTTATCCTACAACACAGTTATCCGATTCAAACAAAATGACTATTAATGATAAAAAAGTATACGCATATAAATTTAGGAATATCGCAAATAAATTACATGAAATGAGCAATGCAGTAAGTGATGAAGTAAGAAATGTGCAATTTAATGATAAAGTGCTTGGGTGGTATTTTATGCATTTGGCTCAAGCATTTCCGTATATACCATAA
- a CDS encoding BhlA/UviB family holin-like peptide, with protein sequence MENEIMRYMIGQGAFAALFVYLLFYVLRENSKREGKYQEIIQELTSKFNIIEDVKSDVKEIKNKIFK encoded by the coding sequence ATGGAAAATGAAATAATGAGGTATATGATAGGGCAGGGAGCATTTGCAGCATTATTTGTATATCTTCTTTTTTATGTATTAAGAGAAAATAGCAAAAGAGAAGGTAAATATCAAGAGATTATACAAGAGTTAACGAGTAAATTTAACATAATTGAAGATGTGAAAAGTGATGTGAAAGAGATAAAGAATAAGATTTTTAAATAG
- a CDS encoding N-acetylmuramoyl-L-alanine amidase, with protein sequence MIKILLSAGHGAGNIHNRGGLYFNEGDNNYYYSLILKTELEKYNNVVVNLVRKNINDNPQINDRSKMGEGYDLYFSIHSNAAGSTVRGTEVWDSVETPNKTLAQAICDATADLFNHNNRGVKHREGQPGFNYYGELRFNKAKSAMIVENGFHTNHDDCLFFKNNHELIAKAQAEVIAKHYKLDKRKIEDEISSWAKDAQQWVIENRVSDGTNPKSNVTREQLWQMLYNYHRRVNGNG encoded by the coding sequence ATGATTAAGATATTACTATCAGCAGGACATGGGGCAGGCAACATACATAATAGAGGTGGTTTGTATTTTAATGAGGGCGACAACAATTATTATTATAGTTTAATTTTAAAAACAGAATTAGAAAAGTATAATAATGTAGTTGTTAATCTAGTTAGAAAAAATATAAACGATAATCCTCAAATAAATGACAGATCAAAAATGGGTGAAGGATATGATCTGTATTTCTCCATACATTCTAACGCAGCAGGAAGCACTGTAAGAGGGACAGAAGTATGGGATAGTGTAGAAACACCTAATAAAACACTTGCACAAGCTATATGTGATGCTACAGCAGACTTATTTAATCATAATAATAGAGGCGTAAAACATAGAGAAGGGCAGCCGGGATTTAATTATTATGGTGAATTGAGATTTAATAAAGCTAAATCAGCAATGATTGTTGAAAATGGGTTTCATACAAATCATGACGATTGTTTGTTTTTTAAAAATAATCATGAATTAATTGCTAAGGCACAAGCTGAAGTAATTGCAAAACATTATAAATTAGACAAAAGAAAAATAGAGGATGAAATATCAAGCTGGGCTAAGGATGCACAGCAATGGGTAATAGAGAATAGGGTAAGTGATGGAACGAATCCAAAATCTAATGTAACTAGGGAACAGCTTTGGCAAATGCTTTATAATTACCATAGGAGGGTAAATGGCAATGGTTGA
- a CDS encoding helix-turn-helix transcriptional regulator produces MKNKLKQFRESLGLTQEQLGELVGVSRQAINAIETEKFEPSIWLAYDIAKVFDSTIEDVFLFEESQRKSRAEQSRGVV; encoded by the coding sequence ATGAAAAATAAATTAAAGCAATTCCGTGAATCTTTGGGACTAACCCAAGAACAATTAGGGGAACTTGTAGGTGTATCAAGACAAGCAATAAACGCTATTGAAACAGAGAAGTTTGAACCATCTATATGGTTGGCTTACGATATTGCTAAAGTATTCGATAGTACAATAGAAGATGTTTTTCTTTTTGAAGAAAGCCAGAGAAAATCAAGAGCAGAGCAAAGTAGAGGTGTAGTTTAA
- the def gene encoding peptide deformylase — MALRQIRLLDDEILRKKSKPVEVVDDRIRQVLNDMADTMYNTENGGGLAGPQIGILKRLVVIDMGQGLIKLVNPKIINQEGTQEVIEGCLSIPNKWGKVIRPAKVTVQALDENGEEIILTGTGDLAKCFCHEIDHLEGILFIDLVTEYIK, encoded by the coding sequence ATGGCGTTAAGACAAATCAGATTATTGGATGATGAAATATTGAGGAAAAAGAGCAAGCCTGTTGAAGTTGTAGATGATAGAATAAGACAAGTATTAAATGATATGGCAGATACTATGTATAATACAGAAAACGGAGGAGGATTAGCGGGCCCACAAATAGGTATATTAAAACGATTAGTTGTAATAGATATGGGACAAGGACTTATAAAGCTGGTGAATCCAAAGATAATTAATCAAGAAGGAACTCAAGAAGTTATAGAAGGATGTTTGAGTATCCCAAATAAATGGGGAAAGGTAATAAGACCTGCAAAAGTTACAGTACAAGCATTGGATGAAAATGGAGAAGAAATTATACTAACAGGCACAGGAGATTTAGCAAAATGTTTTTGCCATGAAATAGATCATTTAGAAGGGATACTTTTTATTGATTTAGTTACCGAATATATAAAATAG